The sequence CTTGATCACATTGTCTGGGCCTACGATGAGATTATGAATAATAATACAGTGATTGGGTTATTTAGGAATAAGTTTAAGGATGATAGGGAGGTTGATAAGGTCTTAAACGAGTTGTCTAAGCATGTTGTTGCTTCAATCACTGATTTCTACAGTGGGTTGAGGAAGTGGGTTCTTAGTAATGAGTTAAGGAAGCCTTCATATACGCAGTACTTCATAGTTAATGAAGTATTAAGAAGGCTCTCACCCAATGAATATTTAATAGTCATTGAAGCCAATGAGGATTATTTCTACTTAGGACTTCTTAGGGACGTCTCATTAACGAACACTATAATTAAGTTAAGTTAATAATGAATCCATGTAAGGCAGCTTCATCCATTTCTATAATAATATTGAATTACCAAGACAAATAATCTACTAACATCAATAACCTGGCAGTAATTCATGGTAGTAACGCCCTACTACTTATTTGCTAATTTTGTAATTAATGACAGGACAAAACCAATGCTTAATAGGTCTTGTATATAAATGGATATAAATAAGCTTATTGGCTTATTATTGAAGCTATTTTTATACTTTTATATTCTATTCCCTTATTAATTTAATTTTTATAGGTATCTGTTAAGAAATATGTGTAATATAATTGAAAGTTATTTATTTATTTCTGAATAGATTATTAAATTATTTTACATAAAACGTGATAATACGTGTAATAATGTTTATATATCGTGAAGTCAAGTTTTTGACTGATGATCACCGTAATATTCGATCTACTAAAGATGCTGGAATTCGTAATCGCAGGTATTGTGGCTGGCTTACTCGGTGCCCTGGCTGGGCTTGGCGGTGGCGTTGTTTTAACGCCAGTATTAACGTTGTTCCTGAGCGTACCAATAATATACGCCACGGGCTCCGCATTAATATCGACAATATCCACATCAGCCGGCTCAGCCAGTGTATATGTCAAGAAGAGACTAGCCAATGACAGGATAGGCATTAGCCTAGTCACCGCAACAACCACGGGTGCAATAATAGGTTCATTAACAGCAAATTTCGTATATGCACACGGCCTCACTTGGATCATATATGTAATATTTGGCGTAGTACTACTGGCTTCAATAGTGCCAACGGTGCAAAGGAGCACTTGTGAATTACCGCCACTAAGGGACCCGGATCGAACAACCAAGGTCTTCAAACTCTATGGAGTGTGCTATGACCCAGCACTAAAGATTTGGTATAAGTATTGGGGTGTTCGTTGGTGGCTCGGCTGGCTTATCATGCTCTTCGCTGGCTTCATTAGTGGGTTATTGGGTATTGGTAGTGGGGCCCTTAAGGTCCTTGCCATGGATTGGGGAATGAACTTGCCCATGAAGGTGAGTACAACAACGAGTAACTTCATGATAGGAGTGACAGCGGCGACTAGCGGCTCGCTATATTGGTTCTTTGGGTACATAAGTCCATTCATAGCTGCATGCACGGCGATTGGTGTCCTGCTTGGTTCGAGGATTGGCACTAGGATGCTCATGTACGTGACCAATAGGCAGGTTAGGTGGGTCTTTGTATCGATACTGGCTTATTTGGGCTTTAGGATGGTTCTTAGGGGTCTCGGTAGGGAGGGCATGCTGCCGATAACGTCAATGGAAAGAAACATAGTGGCTGCAGTATTCGCATCGATAATAATAATTTCCCTCTACTTCGTATTCACGTACAAGTACCAGGAAACCCAAGACATGACGCTGAGTATTTACCAGGCTCAGCAGGAGAATCCGGGAAAGATTGAGCTTAAGTTCATAAATATAACGAGTAATCTCCTTAAGTACGGCGTCTTCATAAGTATCGCGCTATTAATTCTCGGTCTTATACTCATCTTTGTTCATGGTGGTGGATTGGGAATACCGCTTAATAAGATCGTTGATCCCAATGGACATGTTGATACCTCGGCAATATCGATAATGAGCGTTGTTGTTGGTGATTTAAGGCTTGATGGGCTAAGCCTAATGCTAACAGGGTTATTGGTTTTAATAGCAATACCGGTGATCATGGTTTCACTAAACCTCGCTAGGTTCGCCATGGAGAGAGATGTACTATATACAGTACTTGCAGCAATAACCCTGGTCAACCTGTTCCTCGCAATATTCGTACTTCCGGTAATAATACTTCATGTGTAGGGTGCTTAAAATGTATGTAGTTACCCAAGCCCTGGCAAACCTGGGCTTAATAGCAGTTTGTGGCTTAGGAGCTGGCATACTCGGGGGACTACTTGGGCTCGGTGGTGCCGTTATACTAACGCCACTATTAACAATTCTGCTTAACCTGCCAATACAGTACTCCGCCGGCATTAGTCTCGTGTCTGCAATATCCACGTCAATAATGGCTGGCTCCAGGTTCCTGAGGATGGGCTTACCAAACACTAAGGTTTTCATAGCATTATCCTCAGCAGGCACCACTGGAGCCATAATGGGGTCGTTGATGGCGTACCACATAATAAACTCGGGCTATAACTGGATCCTTTACCTAGTGTTTAGTGGTGTCATGTACATGGCAATGGCCCTCGTGGCAAGGCCCAAGCAACACGTGGTAACGGCATTACCAGTAGACGTAAGGGATTCCTACGTAGTCACCGGGTCCTACCTGGACCAGGCCCTGAAGGTCTATGTGAACTACGGAATACGAAGAAGCAACCTACTCAAGGCATGGGGAGTTATGCTCTTTGGAGGCGTGATATCGGGCCTCCTTGGGATCGGAGGCGGGCCAATAAACATGCTAGCCCTGTACTGGGCTGCCGAGATGCCGATAAAGGTTGCTTCAGCAACCAGCAACCTAATAGTCGGGGCCACGGCGGCAACCAGCGGAACACTTTACTGGTTCTTTGGTTATATACAGCCGTTCATGGCCATGGCATCAGTGATAGGCATAGTGATTGGCGCAAACATATCAACGCACATACTACCCAAGGCCAGGGGATCCACAATAAAGATACTACTGCTCTCAATATTCTCATACCTAGCATACAGAATGCTACTATCTGGATTGAAGAGGGGAGGGATCTTCGTATTGCCAACAGGCATTGAGTATGTAACGTCGTTCATGGTACTAATAATAACACTGGGAATACTATTTGCATTGCGTAAATACATTAATGATTAATATACGGTTAAGGTTTATTAATTTACGTTAAATAATTCCTTAATCCATGACATTAACGTTATCATCCATAATAGCGGAGCTACTGAAGGAGCTAGCTGGTGATAGGAATATCGAGGAATTCATAATCGATTTAATTACAGAGAAGCTTGATCCGCATCGTAGAATTGAGATTTACTTAAGCTTCATGAGGATTACTTAAAGTCAGCCGAAGAGATGCATACCAAGGGTAACCCAGCCCAGACCAGTGATAGGTATTGGGTGCCGTGGTGGCTTTGTTAAACGCCATTACTGAGGCAAGAGAATCTACAGTCATAGGGATTACTACGTAATAATTGAAAGACTGCATAAATAGATTAATGATAAATCGATCCTAACTAACTTCAGCATGGTCGAGAGACTTCATGCAAACTTCTACCACAACTTCATGACCAGGGAAGGCTTTGAAACGCATAGGGAGGCCGTGCTTGAATTGGTAAATAAAATGAGTAAAATTTCGAAGAACCCGAGTGAGACTTGATGAGCGTTTTTCATAGTTGCCGATAATGTGACGGCTCAATTCTTTAGCCATACTGGCAAGGTTTCATTACTAATCAGCAGCCAGAAACATCAACCACCCATCATTAATACACTGGTTGAGAGATAGATTGATTTACGTAACTTCACTTAATACACTGAACGCAGAACTGGCGGCCCCGGTGGGATTCGAACCCACGACCTACGGCTTAGAAGGCCGCCGCTCTATCCATGCTGAGCTACGGGGCCTTGGTATGATTAGTTACTTGGTTTTTTAGCTTTTCTCGTCTAGGCCCTTAGTACCCTTATTGCGAAGCTAAATGCCTTTTCCTCACCTGGTCTTATTATGGTTAGTCCCATGCCATTGTGATATGCATCCGGTGTTCCACTCATTGGTTCTATTGCTATGGCGTTAGGCACTCCCGTGAATATCTGAACGTAAGGCATGCCCTGCCTTATGATCTTGATCGCCGAATGTTGGGACTCCAGTGTTATGTCTCCATTAATTAGGAAGCAGTCATCAAATTCTCTCCTTCCCATGATGTTTAGGTTAAATGGTATTAATTTACCGGTTGGTATTTTATTAATTGTTTCACACATTAATGCTTTCCCCTGGGTATTTATCCTCCAGTCATTAGAGGCTATGAAGTATGGATGAGCACCAACTACCAAAGGCGCACCTCTGAGCCCCGTATTTTTAACAATGAACTCAACATCGAGTCCTCCTTCAACTAGTGCGTATTTGACCATTGATGTTAATTCCGTTGGGTAACCAGGGTGATTAAGAACATGCTTGAGCGATATACTGTTCTCACTGGTGGATGTTACGCTCCATTCCTCGTTTAAGACAAGACCATGAATTGCATGGCCCTCCTTATTCCTAGGTAGCGAATACTTTATTCCTTCAAACTCATACTCCCCATCCCTGACCCTATTCGCGAAGGGTATCATTATTGCTATGCCACTCCACGTTGGTCTGTCAGGATCGCCAGGTAGTATTATGTCCTTACCTGAGACCGACCACTCGAGTAAGTACGCGCCCCTATTGCATATGACAGCTCTAGAGACGTAACCGCCTACTTCGAGGCACCTCACGGTGTTATTTTATTATGGCTTGCTAATTTGTTTTTCGTACTCGGTCTGTGAAAAATACTTTTAAATTGATTATTTAATCAAGCCGTAATGAGCAAGGCAAAGGCCGTTAGTAAAGCTAGGATGGAACCAGTTACCCGAACAATACCCAGTATTCCGCTTGATGTGAGGGCCACGCAGTGGCTTGCTTTTCTGTCGGCCCTAGTGCCATTCACACTACTGGCCTACTACGTTAGGTTATACCCAGTGCTGATTTACGGCTGGTACATAAACGAGTTCGACCCATACATAAGGCTCTTCATGGCTGAACAAATGCTTAAGTACGGAACAATCAAGGGACTCCTCTGGTGGCTCCATAAGGGCTACGGCGCATTATTCACACACTTCTGGTACCCATGGGGAGCCAATTGGACAACCATATTGTCACCTGGTGTTTCCTGGCTCGGTGTACTCGCTTACAAGGTACTATCACACTTCGGCTTCGACCTACTACAATCAGTTATTCTACTCCCGGCAATAGCTAATGCTGCGGTTGTACCGGCAATGTTTTACCTTGGTTATAGGCTTGGTGGTAAGTATGTAGGTATATTGGCAGCCCTATGGTCTGTATTCACCACTATGTTCCTGCAGAGGGGCACGGCAGGTTGGTTTGCCGCGGAGCCCATATTCCAATTCATAGCCACCCTAGGCATTGCCTTCTATATCGAGTCCTTAGTGAGGAAGGACAATTACTGGATACTCTTTGCAATAATTTCGGCAATATTCAACGGAATAACGACTTGGGTGTGGGGTTCCTACGTATTCCTATGGAACTTCTACGGATTATTCACAATAATAGTATTACTTTACCTGCTCATTAGGATAGCCAGGAGGCAGAACCTGCCCTTCACCATTGACAAGCTTGTGATAACCTACGTACTCACTGACCTTGGGTTCTCAGCCTTCGTAGCAATAACACCAAGGTACGGCTTCCACACACTGATATCTGGAATGGGCGGCGTAGCCAATGCAGCCCTACTATTCTCAATAATAGCCTATGCACTAATTAAATTATATCCAAGGTATCCAAGGATCATGGTGCCCGTGGTCAGGTACTTCCTAGTCGCCATTGTTGTACTTGTTGCCGTAGTCATCGGATTAAGCTTCACTTCAATAGGTGGTAAGTTCCTTGGCGCCATAGCGCCACTTGCCAGGAGCGCCATCGTACAGAGCGTTGCTGAGCATTCTCCATCAACGCTCCAGCAGAGTATGTACAATGTCTCAATAACGATACCATTCGTAATATACACAATACTCCTTTCCATAATGTCACTCTCACTACCAGCAGTACTAATTGGCCTTGGGTCCTTGGCGGCTGCGTACTTCGCGTCATCCGAGGTTTGGCTATTCATGCTCCTTGGGTTATTCTGGGTACCTGCTGCAGCATACGGTTTCGTAAAACTCACAGAACTTGTATTGAATAGGCGCGCATTGATTGGTATTTCCCTAGCGGCCCTATTTAGTGTCATACTCGCCATAGCCCTCGTGATTAACATACAACCCGCGCTATCAATGTCCATAATGCCTCAACAAATAGTTAGTACGGTATCACCGCCGTATCCAACGCCCGACTGGCTTGATGCACTTCAATGGCTATCCTATAACACGCCGCCCAACGCCACCGTACTCTCATGGTGGGATTACGGTTATTGGATCTCGATCATAGGGAACAGGACAAGCCTAGCCGATAACTCAACAGTAAACAGCACGCAAATAGCGCTAATAGGTAGGTTCTTCATGTCTAACCCATACAACTACACGGGTGTCCTGGAGGATCTGAATAAACTTCATGACCCACAGTACATACTAATATTCGAGCCATACTACATATATGGACCTGTGAATGCTACGAATACGGGTTTAGGATCAAGCTCGATGTGCATCCTCATACCTGAGTACCCAGCAGGCGGTGACTTTGCAAAGAGTTATTGGATGGCTAGTATAGCCGGTTACTCAAGTAGCTACATAGGAAACACATTCATAGAACCCGTGAAGCTAGGCTCATCATATATTTACTTACCTTATTCCAACATAACAGTAGTCAACAACACATTGGAAGGCTATTCCGCAGCGTATAATGTCACCTTGTATGACTTAATGTTTAACTCCGAAGTATCCAGCGCATCATATTCGGTATGGCTGACATGTACAATGAATGGTATACCAACGTATTGGATATTTGAAAGCATACCAACGGTGATCCCAACAACCAGTGGTTCATCATATACTATAAAACTTATGTATCAAAGCATACTGTCTAACTATGCCGGCATACCGTCGCCACTCCTTTCCTCACCACCACCCTGGGCTCAATTAGTCTATGTCTCTAGACCATATGGTTGGGTGATAATATATAAGGTAAACTATGCATTATTGGAGGCATTGGCGCATAACCAAACGCTTTCGACTCCCTAAAATCACTGACTATTGCTTACTTGAATGCCCTGAAATTAATGCATCCATTATATCCCGGCTTAGTTTAATCCTCCCGCTCATTACCTTCATTAACAGCCTTTGCCTACCATACCTATCCTCAGGCGAGTACTTAGGTGGGTGCGGCACCTCGAGCTCGCCGCCACAGTATGGGCACTTGTCCTTCCTCATTGTGTACCTACCGCAGTTCCTACATCTCCTCAGTATTGAGTCCATAATAGTTCACCTACGTTACTCGCCTACCCTAGTAAAACTGGCCTCGCCGCCCCTCTTCTTTATTTCTGTACTTACTAGGTTAACCACATCCTTTAGTATTTGCTCTAGTTTCTTTGGGTCCTTACCAACAATATCCACCCTATACCTAGGTGGACCTATTGTGTATATCCTAATGCCGTCGGCGCCCTCCTTCTTTGCCAGATCCATTGCCTTTAAAAGCACGTCCCTAACGTGCTTAACACCATCAGGCTTTATGCTTATCATCCTAATGATACCCGAGATCTCCACAGGCTCTGCCTCAATCCTCTCCTTGGCAACCTCCACAATTGCATTAATAACATTATCACTAAGCCCCAGCTTCCTTAGGTCGTCAGGTCCATACTTAACCACATTCTCAAAAATCGATAGGAAATCACCATAATAATCCTCAAGTTTCCATCCAAATTCCCGAAGGGCCGTTTCGAGTGGTATGTTCAACTTCTTTGCAACAAGTTCGAGGAGCTTAACACCCCTAAGCGTTCTCTTCCATCTGGTCAGCTTCTCCTTCTTCTCCTCCTCCCTAACCTTCCTGAGTGAAACATCAACTAGTCTCCTCCTGGCATCAACCCTAATAACCCTAAATACAGTCTTCTGCCCGGGCCTTAGGTAGTCCTTAATCTCGTGAAACCACGACTGAACAACCTCATTAATTGGCGCGTAGGCCTCCATGCCTCCATACTCATCGAGCAGTACATACACGCCGTGCTCCAGTATTCTATATACCGTGCCAACTACGAGCTCACCTATGTCAGGTAATTCCTTCCTGGCTATCCTAACCGTTAATACATTCCTCTTGATATCATCTACCCTCTCCTCTCTCTTACTCATCAATCATTGGCAAGACAGGGTGAATTTAATACTTTTTCGTTTTATTCGTATGTGGTGACCACGGTGGCGCCAACTATCCTACCCCTGCCACCCGTTGGTTCTATGAGAACATTACCGCAGACCAGGCACCTAACTGCCATGGCTGGTCTATCGAAGACCACCTGCTCATTACCACAGTTGTTGCACCTAACCCTTAGGAACCTTGACCTCGGCCTTGGAACAAGTATTGAACGCCAGTTAGTGGGCATACTCACCACCTCACTTTGTCTCAGCCAATTCAACCTTCTTTAATCTACCAAGTTTCCTAAGAACCACATAACCACACTGCCTGCACTGAAGCTTAACAACAACCTTCTTGGTGGTCTTGGAAAACCTCTTCTGCTTTGGTTTCCTGCTTGATCCATAGCCCTTAAGCTTCCTTAAGTACCTCCTCTGTCCCTCGGATAGGTTCCTCCTCTTTCCATGGCTGTATATCGTTACTGAGTGATCCGTGTACGTATTGCACTTTGGGCAATAAACCCTCACAACCTTGGGAAACTTCACGAAGTATCCTCGGGATAAAGCCCCTTTTATATTTTCTCCTTCATTAATTAACGTACAATATCAATTATACCCCTACGTTGCAACTCCCCAGCATCACTCCTGGGTATTGCCGCCACGTCAAACTGGGAAAAGGGACCAAGGGCCACTAGGCGAACACTATACAGCACGGGAAATCCCTTCCTGAATGATACAATTGCTAATTCCCGGGCTTCACCCTTGGGCGTCTCAAGAACCCTCAATTCAAGTAGTGGCATGAAGAACCTCCTCTCTTCCACAAACAATGACCCCTCGGGAATCTCCCTACCCAACTCATAACTCTTCATCAGCTTCTCAATCCTCCTCCTAATGAGCGCCGCTAGGGTTTCCCTGATCATGGCCCTCGTGGATTCAACTAACTCCTTATCAAGTACGTTACCCCCAACTGATAACCTATTGTTTAACTCCTGGATTATCTGGGCGTATGACTCGTAGGGTGGTTTTTGAAGCTCCTCGGTACTTACCTCAAGCTTTACGAAATCCACCAACCTCTTAAGCGCATCATTAATCAACCAACTCACCCCAACCATTAATCACTAGGTACAGACCAATGTATGTGGGCACCTTAATAATACTACCCTCATCACCATTAATCTCCTCGCCAAGAACCCTCCTAACGGGTACCTTCCTAGCAAGCCTAATAGTTAGTGAACCCTTCCTGAACTGCACAGCCTTATCTATAATGAACTCGACACCGCGCTCCAGCTCACTGGGACTTATCCTAATGACTTTAAGACCTGTCTTGCCATGTAGCGAGTTGGGCATTCTAATGAGCCTGTGGATGTCCATGGTAACCACCTCGTCAATATGAACAGAGAGGCGTTCACTAATCATGGCATTGAGAGAACTTAACTTCCGAACTAGGTACTTACCCACTCTCTTCCTTCCGCTAAGCTCATTCAGAAGCTCTGGATCTACTTCGTGAATAACCGAAGCCAATCTGCCACCGATACCCCTCAATCTGGCGTCAATAAGGCTTGCATTACCCCTGATCAAGTGCTCAATATCAAAGCCACGAAGCAGTAGGTAATCAACGATCTCCCTCCTCTCCTCATCAGTCAAGCCCCTAACATCGGGTAACTCAATATGTACATGGTAACCCCTATGCCCACTGAAGAAAATTTTAATTGATGAGTCAGAAAAACCAAAGTCCTCAATGAGAAAATCAAGGAGTTTACCAACCTCCTCTGCTGCGTCACCTAGGCACTCAAGAGTCATTAGCTCAACGCCCTGGCAATTAGGCGTTGGTAAGTGATCACCATCGATATCAAAGACCAGGTCAGCGCCCAACCAATCCTTGGCATCCATGTCCTGATTAGTGGGATTCCCATAAAGGGCAGCCGAGTAGTAAATGTGGGATGGTACATTGTTTATTATGTACCGTCTCAACTCATCACTGCCCCTAAAACCAATATGCCTAATCATGCCCTCCTTATCTAGGAATTGAAAACCAAACTCCCTCCTCTCTAAATCGCTGACCTCCGACAGGTCAATACCCCTATAATAATTCCTAAATAAAACCCTCACCAATTCAATAAAGCCAGGCATGCCCATTGCCTCATACCGGTAATCATTAAAATTGTTTTTACCACCTAATAACCATATTGTTTTTAGTATTACTCAATCATTGGCGCTATGTAGTATGTTAACTTACCACCCATGGGTATCTCAAACGTTAATGCAATGGGCTTCTGTGTGGCAAACTCCACGGTAACTATATCACTAATCCTGTAGGCCCTTGAAATAGTATCAACCAGGTAATCAAGGCTGTACTTGGCGGTGGCTGGTTCCTTTAGGTCATACTCGAACATTACCTCGCCCTCCCTCTCAAACTTAACCTCAACATCACCCTTATCACTACTCGCCGATACATATAGACCATCATCCTTTGCATCAAACTTAACAGCATCGGCAATAACATCAGCATCCTTTAGAGCCTCATTCAATGAGTCACTGGATATCTTAGCCAATACCGTATACACCACCTTTGGTGTTGGCAGTTCCTCGGCACCAATATCAATGAGCGGTAGCGTCATCGTCCTTGAGGCCTTGCCAACAAGCCTAACCCTAAGCTTGCCTTCACTCACCTCCATACTTAATTTATCACCCTTCCTAATCCTCCTCAGTAACTTCTTGAAGTCATCAAAGTTAACTCCAATCTTAACTTCCTCATTGAGACCTTCTGGAAATTCCTCAAAGGCCTCCCTGGGTATCAATAAGTCGATCATAGCCGTCCTTGATGGATCTAAAGCCCTCAACTTAAGTCCGTCACTAGCTAACGTAAAGTTCGCCTCCTCAATCAACGCAGACACAGCATCTATTATCTGCAAGAACTCCCTGGCGTCTGGATACGTTATCTTAACCTCAGACATCGCATTACTCAACCGCCGCCTAAATATAAACTCTACATCCTTAACAGAAACAATATTATCTCTAGCCACGCCTTACTCGTACTCACGCCATACGTGGCCACATTTCGTGCACTTGTAAAACCTGGTTGGCGGTTCATCCGCAGCCCTGGTCTGCTGAACCCAGAAATAGGCCTCATCATTACCGCACTTTGGGCAAGTCTTCCTAACCTTCGGCAGCGCCTCCTCACCAGTCTTTGCCAGCACTATTGGCTTATCATCCTTCTTACTCAACGTCGTCTTCTCAACAAGCTTGGCATTACCAGAATCAACCTCCTCAGTATAGCCACACTTCGGACACCTCCAAAACGCCCTCCCACCCTCCTTTGCTAAAACCATCATACTCCTGCATCTTGGGCAGAACTTAATGGCCATTGCCCAAACCCGCAAAGCAACCTATTTATTAAGCCTTCTGGCTATTAGGTAATGACAGACCTCTTCCTTGTTCTTGGGGTTGGTTCGTTGTCTTCATCTTAATTGTCAGTGGTCTTTGGTTATTTTACCCGTCTGGCGGTGGGTCATTGGCCAAGGCCTCCGGCCCATTACCCCCTTGACCTAGGCCCCACCTGGGTAATCCACCCCCACTTAAGTACACAACATACCCAGCAAACCCACATACCACAAAACCCCAAAGACAAAAATCAATCCAAGAGCAAGGCTTGTCATACCTCGTGGTCACGGCTAGCCATATCCAGCAAATGCTTATTAACCCTAATTACCCCGCGTAATTGATCAGCCTTGGTCAGTGTTAGGGACGTACCAGCGGACCTACTAATTAGGGAGTTAGCCAAGTACCTAAAGGAAAACGTGCCTCAGGTAAAGCCGCCGGACTGGGCGTTATTTGTTAAGACAGGCCCGAATAAGGACAGAGTACCAATGCAGGATGATTGGTGGTACATAAGGGCAGCGGCAATACTGAGGAAGGTCTACTTGAACGGTCCAGTGGGACTTGGCAGCCTAAGAATGGCCTTTAGCTACAGGGCTAAGATAGGCACTGGCGCAAGGAGCGAGAGGACCAGGAAGGCCGGTGGCGCTATAATTAGGAACATACTGCATCAACTGGAGACCGCAGGCCTTGTTACAAAAGTGAAGACTGGCAGGGTGGTAACACCACAGGGTAAGTCATTACTTGACAAAATAGCGGCCAACATATTTAAGGAATTAACCAAGAAAAGCCCAGAATTAACCAAGTACTTAACGCCAAAGACGGCCACGGAATAACCCACATTCACATCATAAGAAATTGGGATTTAAGGTTAATAAATAGGTATGC is a genomic window of Vulcanisaeta souniana JCM 11219 containing:
- a CDS encoding 50S ribosomal protein L44e; the protein is MKFPKVVRVYCPKCNTYTDHSVTIYSHGKRRNLSEGQRRYLRKLKGYGSSRKPKQKRFSKTTKKVVVKLQCRQCGYVVLRKLGRLKKVELAETK
- a CDS encoding 30S ribosomal protein S27e encodes the protein MPTNWRSILVPRPRSRFLRVRCNNCGNEQVVFDRPAMAVRCLVCGNVLIEPTGGRGRIVGATVVTTYE
- a CDS encoding aldose 1-epimerase, producing the protein MRCLEVGGYVSRAVICNRGAYLLEWSVSGKDIILPGDPDRPTWSGIAIMIPFANRVRDGEYEFEGIKYSLPRNKEGHAIHGLVLNEEWSVTSTSENSISLKHVLNHPGYPTELTSMVKYALVEGGLDVEFIVKNTGLRGAPLVVGAHPYFIASNDWRINTQGKALMCETINKIPTGKLIPFNLNIMGRREFDDCFLINGDITLESQHSAIKIIRQGMPYVQIFTGVPNAIAIEPMSGTPDAYHNGMGLTIIRPGEEKAFSFAIRVLRA
- a CDS encoding STT3 domain-containing protein, whose product is MSKAKAVSKARMEPVTRTIPSIPLDVRATQWLAFLSALVPFTLLAYYVRLYPVLIYGWYINEFDPYIRLFMAEQMLKYGTIKGLLWWLHKGYGALFTHFWYPWGANWTTILSPGVSWLGVLAYKVLSHFGFDLLQSVILLPAIANAAVVPAMFYLGYRLGGKYVGILAALWSVFTTMFLQRGTAGWFAAEPIFQFIATLGIAFYIESLVRKDNYWILFAIISAIFNGITTWVWGSYVFLWNFYGLFTIIVLLYLLIRIARRQNLPFTIDKLVITYVLTDLGFSAFVAITPRYGFHTLISGMGGVANAALLFSIIAYALIKLYPRYPRIMVPVVRYFLVAIVVLVAVVIGLSFTSIGGKFLGAIAPLARSAIVQSVAEHSPSTLQQSMYNVSITIPFVIYTILLSIMSLSLPAVLIGLGSLAAAYFASSEVWLFMLLGLFWVPAAAYGFVKLTELVLNRRALIGISLAALFSVILAIALVINIQPALSMSIMPQQIVSTVSPPYPTPDWLDALQWLSYNTPPNATVLSWWDYGYWISIIGNRTSLADNSTVNSTQIALIGRFFMSNPYNYTGVLEDLNKLHDPQYILIFEPYYIYGPVNATNTGLGSSSMCILIPEYPAGGDFAKSYWMASIAGYSSSYIGNTFIEPVKLGSSYIYLPYSNITVVNNTLEGYSAAYNVTLYDLMFNSEVSSASYSVWLTCTMNGIPTYWIFESIPTVIPTTSGSSYTIKLMYQSILSNYAGIPSPLLSSPPPWAQLVYVSRPYGWVIIYKVNYALLEALAHNQTLSTP
- a CDS encoding TSUP family transporter, coding for MITVIFDLLKMLEFVIAGIVAGLLGALAGLGGGVVLTPVLTLFLSVPIIYATGSALISTISTSAGSASVYVKKRLANDRIGISLVTATTTGAIIGSLTANFVYAHGLTWIIYVIFGVVLLASIVPTVQRSTCELPPLRDPDRTTKVFKLYGVCYDPALKIWYKYWGVRWWLGWLIMLFAGFISGLLGIGSGALKVLAMDWGMNLPMKVSTTTSNFMIGVTAATSGSLYWFFGYISPFIAACTAIGVLLGSRIGTRMLMYVTNRQVRWVFVSILAYLGFRMVLRGLGREGMLPITSMERNIVAAVFASIIIISLYFVFTYKYQETQDMTLSIYQAQQENPGKIELKFINITSNLLKYGVFISIALLILGLILIFVHGGGLGIPLNKIVDPNGHVDTSAISIMSVVVGDLRLDGLSLMLTGLLVLIAIPVIMVSLNLARFAMERDVLYTVLAAITLVNLFLAIFVLPVIILHV
- a CDS encoding sulfite exporter TauE/SafE family protein codes for the protein MYVVTQALANLGLIAVCGLGAGILGGLLGLGGAVILTPLLTILLNLPIQYSAGISLVSAISTSIMAGSRFLRMGLPNTKVFIALSSAGTTGAIMGSLMAYHIINSGYNWILYLVFSGVMYMAMALVARPKQHVVTALPVDVRDSYVVTGSYLDQALKVYVNYGIRRSNLLKAWGVMLFGGVISGLLGIGGGPINMLALYWAAEMPIKVASATSNLIVGATAATSGTLYWFFGYIQPFMAMASVIGIVIGANISTHILPKARGSTIKILLLSIFSYLAYRMLLSGLKRGGIFVLPTGIEYVTSFMVLIITLGILFALRKYIND
- a CDS encoding RNA-protein complex protein Nop10; amino-acid sequence: MDSILRRCRNCGRYTMRKDKCPYCGGELEVPHPPKYSPEDRYGRQRLLMKVMSGRIKLSRDIMDALISGHSSKQ
- the priS gene encoding DNA primase catalytic subunit PriS, whose amino-acid sequence is MPGFIELVRVLFRNYYRGIDLSEVSDLERREFGFQFLDKEGMIRHIGFRGSDELRRYIINNVPSHIYYSAALYGNPTNQDMDAKDWLGADLVFDIDGDHLPTPNCQGVELMTLECLGDAAEEVGKLLDFLIEDFGFSDSSIKIFFSGHRGYHVHIELPDVRGLTDEERREIVDYLLLRGFDIEHLIRGNASLIDARLRGIGGRLASVIHEVDPELLNELSGRKRVGKYLVRKLSSLNAMISERLSVHIDEVVTMDIHRLIRMPNSLHGKTGLKVIRISPSELERGVEFIIDKAVQFRKGSLTIRLARKVPVRRVLGEEINGDEGSIIKVPTYIGLYLVINGWGELVD
- a CDS encoding translation initiation factor IF-2 subunit alpha, translating into MSKREERVDDIKRNVLTVRIARKELPDIGELVVGTVYRILEHGVYVLLDEYGGMEAYAPINEVVQSWFHEIKDYLRPGQKTVFRVIRVDARRRLVDVSLRKVREEEKKEKLTRWKRTLRGVKLLELVAKKLNIPLETALREFGWKLEDYYGDFLSIFENVVKYGPDDLRKLGLSDNVINAIVEVAKERIEAEPVEISGIIRMISIKPDGVKHVRDVLLKAMDLAKKEGADGIRIYTIGPPRYRVDIVGKDPKKLEQILKDVVNLVSTEIKKRGGEASFTRVGE